Proteins from one Porites lutea chromosome 3, jaPorLute2.1, whole genome shotgun sequence genomic window:
- the LOC140930250 gene encoding uncharacterized protein isoform X1: MFCSSCGCALEEGDNFCSKCGAGRCSTATTPGNSAHSSQEQSNELRATGHSSTSCASTSHASTCHVKSFNMFKKLKGQQWKSIVSKKAGSASDKEIEVQINIGLMVWSDKNVCIKPKRGKRLALRVSNKATYKVILQKAVEKWRAFNSDLYDENEDYILLLENGEEAQFLPGSSASKEFFSLKRYKEETGKDYNKIVLYLCKLSDFHFDLNSESDRDTDELVEEPEKKRLKSLTTDEEPDASAVFASDEKIAIELQREFDNELSIDMIDAVENMEDGKDDNMSMGTIHQDISSVIKSLSQKVDQDGQFFIVSRRGSPFPRVLSLWQREANRSSPEKVLRVRYSGENGVDSGALSQEFLAQLINDMGLAVFPDGAPINSLYNVHNKSFKTCGEIIAVSLAQGGPAPSFLDESVYQLMLDPDVNIGNLDVDRHFTAKDKELFDAVRACDTFEGALCDVIVDHGYTGIIDHDHKEDVIGTMQLSIMTKRLLYMKEFCEGLKLYGAYDVIRGNASLCKPLFVKGSNQVVDANYVFSLVNPSYSEQGSSKRPLEEAVIDNLQDFLMSLEDEQITGYSEPVAWKDFNDTNTESSEVERFQSMDTTPSGVLGWLTGQKHRPLNGEPLNVTALFDHDCFTRNPNHTICFPRVAACSKEITFPVSHMKTPEQFKHVLLLAMCKGNAFGNA; the protein is encoded by the exons ATGTTCTGCTCGAGCTGTGGATGTGCGTTGGAAGAAGGGGACAATTTTTGCTCCAAGTGTGGTGCAG GTCGGTGCAGCACTGCCACAACTCCAGGAAATTCAG CTCATTCTTCCCAAGAGCAATCTAATGAACTGCGTGCAACGG GCCATTCATCCACATCATGCGCTTCAACTTCTCACGCTTCAACTTGTCACGTGAAATCTTTCAATATGTTCAAAAAACTGAAAGGccaacagtggaaatccattGTAAGCAAAAAGGCTGGAAGTGCAAGTGACAAAGAGATAGAAGTGCAGATCAACATTGGGCTCATGGTATGGAGTGACAAGAACGTGTGTATCAAACCAAAGAGAGGCAAGCGTCTTGCTTTGAGAGTGTCCAACAAAGCCACCTACAAAGTCATCCTGCAGAAAGCTGTGGAAAAGTGGAGAGCCTTTAACAGCGACCTCTATGATGAGAACGAAGACTACATTCTTCTACTTGAAAATGGTGAAGAAGCCCAGTTTCTTCCAGGTTCATCTGCCAGTAAAGAGTTTTTTTCCCTCAAACGATAcaaagaagaaactggaaaggACTACAACAAAATTGTGTTGTACCTATGCAAGCTTAGTGACTTTCACTTTGACCTAAATAGTGAATCAGATAGAGATACTGATGAGCTGGTTGAGGAGCCAGAGAAGAAGCGACTGAAAAGCTTGACAACTGATGAAGAGCCTGATGCATCTGCTGTGTTTGCTAGTGATGAGAAAATTGCAATTGAGTTACAAAGGGAGTTTGACAATGAGTTATCCATTGACATGATTGACGCTGTCGAGAACATGGAGGATGGGAAAGATGACAACATGTCAATGGGTACTATCCATCAAGATATTTCAAGTGTAATTAAGTCCCTGTCTCAAAAGGTTGACCAAGATGGtcagttttttattgtttctagaAGAGGGTCCCCATTTCCTAGAGTTTTGTCCCTGTGGCAAAGAGAAGCCAACAGATCGTCTCCTGAAAAAGTGCTAAGAGTGCGCTATAGTGGAGAGAATGGTGTAGACAGCGGTGCATTATCGCAAGAATTTCTGGCACAGTTGATTAATGATATGGGGCTGGCAGTGTTTCCAGATGGAGCCCCCATAAATTCACTGTACAATGTTCATAACAAAAGTTTCAAAACCTGTGGGGAAATCATTGCAGTGTCTTTGGCTCAAGGAGGACCAGCGCCATCTTTCTTGGATGAGAGTGTGTACCAGTTGATGTTGGACCCTGATGTGAACATTGGCAACCTAGATGTTGACAGGCATTTCACTGCAAAGGACAAAGAGCTATTCGACGCAGTAAGAGCTTGTGACACATTTGAAGGTGCTTTGTGTGATGTAATTGTTGACCATGGATACACTGGCATCATTGATCATGACCACAAAGAGGATGTCATTGGAACAATGCAACTAAGCATTATGACCAAGCGTTTGCTGTACATGAAAGAATTTTGTGAAGGTCTGAAGCTGTATGGTGCATATGATGTCATTAGGGGCAATGCTTCTTTATGCAAGCCTCTTTTTGTGAAAGGTTCAAATCAGGTGGTAGATGCCAATTATGTCTTTTCGCTTGTCAATCCAAGCTACTCGGAACAGGGCTCGTCAAAACGACCACTTGAAGAGGCAGTCATTGACAACCTACAAGATTTTCTGATGTCATTGGAAGATGAACAAATAACTGGCTATTCCGAGCCAGTAGCATGGAAGGACTTCAATGACACGAACACTGAAAGTAGCGAAGTGGAGCGATTTCAGTCCATGGACACCACACCATCTGGTGTATTGGGGTGGCTGACAGGCCAAAAGCACCGCCCCTTAAATGGAGAGCCGCTGAATGTCACTGCCCTCTTCGACCATGATTGCTTCACAAGAAATCCTAATCACACAATCTGCTTTCCCCGTGTGGCAGCCTGCAGCAAGGAAATCACATTTCCAGTCTCCCACATGAAAACCCCAGAACAGTTTAAACATGTCTTACTACTTGCCATGTGCAAAGGAAATGCATTTGGAAATGCATAG
- the LOC140930251 gene encoding uncharacterized protein, giving the protein MSSLSLPCLNEHAVKTIPSTKYKLQVKHKKLAMVSEPLLPVEDSDQQEIRTRDLGQCDLVLDKAVEADSQFVEEEIDPRSSSLEYCFLCSQSGPVIKEEVCHKQKLKRQTISQSLLVLKSSGSKSASTPHLHVNLCDNLMGRRSTSASVLSSATFKVQQPGQNTVKGQSISSSLSKVTEMNDSCGLMCRICHGDGEEEELIRPCRCTGTVKHAHQSCILRWVSKSGNQTCELCNFKFKTRKESVKCFWKWRFPEVSTKGWLHIGLFIAFATMLLTSITWIIWSRVSRTPSAIAERTTEEVKFAYMVNGLFIALAVGGLYFDSLKHFKQYSKRWTALNRNVVVECYTLEQNSMAGMRSQHSTCTPSQLPTPDMAAEETQAEQESSHRQERADWV; this is encoded by the exons aTGTCGTCTTTAagtttaccgtgtttaaatgaGCATGCGGTCAAGACTATCCCTTCAACAAAATATAAACTTcaagtgaaacataaaaagCTTGCAATGGTAAGTGAACCATTACTTCCAGTGGAAGATTCAGATCAACAGGAAATCAGAACAAGGGATTTAGGACAGTGTGATCTTGTTCTGGATAAGGCTGTTGAAGCTGATTCTCAGTTTGTTGAGGAGGAGATTGACCCAAGGTCATCATCGCTGGAGTACTGCTTTCTTTGCTCACAAAGTGGACCAGTGATTAAGGAAGAGGTTTGCCAtaaacaaaagttgaaaaggCAAACCATATCTCAAAGTCTGCTAGTTTTAAAGTCTTCAGGATCAAAGAGTGCAAGCACACCTCATTTACATGTTAATTTGTGTGACAATTTGATGGGAAGAAGGAGCACTTCAGCTTCTGTTTTAAGCAGTGCTACATTCAAAGTTCAGCAGCCCGGGCAAAATACTGTCAAAGGTCAAAGCATTTCTTCATCACTAAGTAAAGTTACTGAAATGAATGACAGTTGTGGGCTGATGTGTCGCATATGTCATGGTGACGGTGAGGAAGAAGAACTTATCAGGCCTTGCCGATGTACTGGAACAGTGAAGCACGCCCATCAAAGCTGTATATTACGCTGGGTTTCTAAATCTGGAAATCAAACCTGTGAGCtgtgtaattttaaatttaaaacacGAAAAGAGAGTGTCAAGTGCTTCTGGAAG TGGAGATTTCCAGAAGTAAGCACCAAAGGATGGCTGCACATTGGCCTCTTTATTGCCTTTGCAACAATGCTGCTTACTTCCATTACTTGGATCATTTGGTCTCGCGTCAGCAGAACCCCATCGGCCATTGCAGAACGGACTACGGAGGAGGTCAAATTTGCATATATGGTGAATGGCTTATTCATTGCTCTGGCTGTAGGTGGCTTGTATTTTGACAGCttgaaacattttaaacagTACTCAAAACGCTGGACAGCACTGAATCGCAATGTGGTGGTGGAATGTTACACTCTAGAACAAAACAGCATGGCCGGCATGAGGTCGCAACACAGTACTTGCACTCCAAGTCAACTCCCTACACCAGACATGGCAGCTGAAGAAACTCAAGCTGAGCAAGAGAGTTCTCACAGACAAGAACGTGCAGACTGGGTTTAA
- the LOC140930250 gene encoding uncharacterized protein isoform X2, giving the protein MFCSSCGCALEEGDNFCSKCGAGRCSTATTPGNSGHSSTSCASTSHASTCHVKSFNMFKKLKGQQWKSIVSKKAGSASDKEIEVQINIGLMVWSDKNVCIKPKRGKRLALRVSNKATYKVILQKAVEKWRAFNSDLYDENEDYILLLENGEEAQFLPGSSASKEFFSLKRYKEETGKDYNKIVLYLCKLSDFHFDLNSESDRDTDELVEEPEKKRLKSLTTDEEPDASAVFASDEKIAIELQREFDNELSIDMIDAVENMEDGKDDNMSMGTIHQDISSVIKSLSQKVDQDGQFFIVSRRGSPFPRVLSLWQREANRSSPEKVLRVRYSGENGVDSGALSQEFLAQLINDMGLAVFPDGAPINSLYNVHNKSFKTCGEIIAVSLAQGGPAPSFLDESVYQLMLDPDVNIGNLDVDRHFTAKDKELFDAVRACDTFEGALCDVIVDHGYTGIIDHDHKEDVIGTMQLSIMTKRLLYMKEFCEGLKLYGAYDVIRGNASLCKPLFVKGSNQVVDANYVFSLVNPSYSEQGSSKRPLEEAVIDNLQDFLMSLEDEQITGYSEPVAWKDFNDTNTESSEVERFQSMDTTPSGVLGWLTGQKHRPLNGEPLNVTALFDHDCFTRNPNHTICFPRVAACSKEITFPVSHMKTPEQFKHVLLLAMCKGNAFGNA; this is encoded by the exons ATGTTCTGCTCGAGCTGTGGATGTGCGTTGGAAGAAGGGGACAATTTTTGCTCCAAGTGTGGTGCAG GTCGGTGCAGCACTGCCACAACTCCAGGAAATTCAG GCCATTCATCCACATCATGCGCTTCAACTTCTCACGCTTCAACTTGTCACGTGAAATCTTTCAATATGTTCAAAAAACTGAAAGGccaacagtggaaatccattGTAAGCAAAAAGGCTGGAAGTGCAAGTGACAAAGAGATAGAAGTGCAGATCAACATTGGGCTCATGGTATGGAGTGACAAGAACGTGTGTATCAAACCAAAGAGAGGCAAGCGTCTTGCTTTGAGAGTGTCCAACAAAGCCACCTACAAAGTCATCCTGCAGAAAGCTGTGGAAAAGTGGAGAGCCTTTAACAGCGACCTCTATGATGAGAACGAAGACTACATTCTTCTACTTGAAAATGGTGAAGAAGCCCAGTTTCTTCCAGGTTCATCTGCCAGTAAAGAGTTTTTTTCCCTCAAACGATAcaaagaagaaactggaaaggACTACAACAAAATTGTGTTGTACCTATGCAAGCTTAGTGACTTTCACTTTGACCTAAATAGTGAATCAGATAGAGATACTGATGAGCTGGTTGAGGAGCCAGAGAAGAAGCGACTGAAAAGCTTGACAACTGATGAAGAGCCTGATGCATCTGCTGTGTTTGCTAGTGATGAGAAAATTGCAATTGAGTTACAAAGGGAGTTTGACAATGAGTTATCCATTGACATGATTGACGCTGTCGAGAACATGGAGGATGGGAAAGATGACAACATGTCAATGGGTACTATCCATCAAGATATTTCAAGTGTAATTAAGTCCCTGTCTCAAAAGGTTGACCAAGATGGtcagttttttattgtttctagaAGAGGGTCCCCATTTCCTAGAGTTTTGTCCCTGTGGCAAAGAGAAGCCAACAGATCGTCTCCTGAAAAAGTGCTAAGAGTGCGCTATAGTGGAGAGAATGGTGTAGACAGCGGTGCATTATCGCAAGAATTTCTGGCACAGTTGATTAATGATATGGGGCTGGCAGTGTTTCCAGATGGAGCCCCCATAAATTCACTGTACAATGTTCATAACAAAAGTTTCAAAACCTGTGGGGAAATCATTGCAGTGTCTTTGGCTCAAGGAGGACCAGCGCCATCTTTCTTGGATGAGAGTGTGTACCAGTTGATGTTGGACCCTGATGTGAACATTGGCAACCTAGATGTTGACAGGCATTTCACTGCAAAGGACAAAGAGCTATTCGACGCAGTAAGAGCTTGTGACACATTTGAAGGTGCTTTGTGTGATGTAATTGTTGACCATGGATACACTGGCATCATTGATCATGACCACAAAGAGGATGTCATTGGAACAATGCAACTAAGCATTATGACCAAGCGTTTGCTGTACATGAAAGAATTTTGTGAAGGTCTGAAGCTGTATGGTGCATATGATGTCATTAGGGGCAATGCTTCTTTATGCAAGCCTCTTTTTGTGAAAGGTTCAAATCAGGTGGTAGATGCCAATTATGTCTTTTCGCTTGTCAATCCAAGCTACTCGGAACAGGGCTCGTCAAAACGACCACTTGAAGAGGCAGTCATTGACAACCTACAAGATTTTCTGATGTCATTGGAAGATGAACAAATAACTGGCTATTCCGAGCCAGTAGCATGGAAGGACTTCAATGACACGAACACTGAAAGTAGCGAAGTGGAGCGATTTCAGTCCATGGACACCACACCATCTGGTGTATTGGGGTGGCTGACAGGCCAAAAGCACCGCCCCTTAAATGGAGAGCCGCTGAATGTCACTGCCCTCTTCGACCATGATTGCTTCACAAGAAATCCTAATCACACAATCTGCTTTCCCCGTGTGGCAGCCTGCAGCAAGGAAATCACATTTCCAGTCTCCCACATGAAAACCCCAGAACAGTTTAAACATGTCTTACTACTTGCCATGTGCAAAGGAAATGCATTTGGAAATGCATAG
- the LOC140931467 gene encoding uncharacterized protein, protein MIRHPCNTLVGGPSGSGKSTWTRRLLQHADQLMYPPPRVKHYCYGAWQPAFDEMKQEKVQFHEGLPTSEELDQWFGPTQGGLLVLDDLMDEGANDKRVLDLFSKHSHHRNISVLFLCQDLFPPGKFAKTISRNAHYIVAFKNPRDQVGMRTLALQAFPNDWSHVMNIFRECTQRPFGYLMLDLHPASDDRYRLFTNVLPEEGPTETYERQA, encoded by the coding sequence ATGATTCGACATCCCTGCAACACACTGGTGGGCGGCCCGTCGGGGAGCGGAAAATCGACGTGGACGCGCCGTTTGTTACAGCACGCCGATCAATTGATGTACCCCCCTCCTCGGGTGAAACATTATTGTTACGGGGCCTGGCAACCGGCCTTTGACGAGATGAAGCAAGAGAAGGTGCAGTTTCACGAAGGACTGCCCACGTCGGAGGAGTTGGACCAATGGTTCGGTCCCACGCAAGGGGGACTCTTGGTGTTGGACGATCTCATGGACGAAGGCGCCAACgacaaacgcgtgttggatCTCTTTTCCAAGCACTCGCATCATCGGAACATCAGCGTCCTCTTCCTGTGCCAGGATCTATTCCCGCCAGGCAAATTCGCCAAAACCATTTCGCGCAACGCCCATTACATCGTGGCGTTCAAGAACCCGCGGGATCAAGTGGGCATGCGCACCTTGGCGCTGCAAGCCTTTCCCAACGACTGGTCTCACGTGATGAACATCTTTCGCGAATGCACCCAGCGTCCTTTTGGCTATTTAATGCTGGACTTGCATCCCGCGTCAGACGATCGGTACCGTCTCTTCACCAACGTGTTACCGGAGGAAGGACCGACGGAAACCTATGAACGTCAAGCATGA
- the LOC140931466 gene encoding uncharacterized protein F54H12.2-like has product MVPYHKLSTSITPMKFSVQALEDYVDLNRSYFVIDLRLYSSSQNGIVADANAASDANNTRFVYAVNNLAHTIFKQINLRFNGTLMTEQTDTYAYSAYFQTLLNYHRDDGETLLQPQGWVNFLNVTASLAAAGNDDDKSTTNGWAHGDTNLLKTLTTPFRNNNVVRLVMRPYLPAFHTGKIMVPGVEMNFELHFNSPDFYTFSTLTSGTGVKRYVTLREQDVDITLHLCRLNLNPDVYGSLETERKIRKQVVRYPVVCDQIRSFTFNGTTTVWQQDNLFLGRVPQRMIVGILDSTAFNGDKEKYPFAFQKKGVTSVRQFIEGEEYPYVTLELNGANDRKDRLGYYRFLEAAGAVPKHREFMVKPDEWGQDKNCTLFMWNNVPSGDADGYKLNPKQTGNVRLEIKFRAALNANITILVWGEFEGVIYIDHLGAVTYDNKV; this is encoded by the coding sequence ATGGTACCCTACCACAAATTGAGTACCAGCATCACGCCCATGAAGTTCTCGGTGCAGGCCTTGGAAGATTACGTGGATTTGAATCGTAGTTATTTCGTCATCGACCTGCGGTTGTATTCGTCGTCCCAGAACGGCATCGTGGCCGATGCCAATGCGGCGTCGGATGCCAACAACACCCGGTTCGTGTACGCCGTCAACAACTTGGCCCACACCATCTTCAAGCAGATCAACTTGCGGTTCAATGGCACCCTGATGACCGAACAGACCGACACGTACGCCTACTCGGCCTATTTCCAGACGCTGCTCAACTACCACCGCGACGATGGAGAAACGTTGTTGCAGCCTCAAGGTTGGGTCAATTTCTTGAACGTCACGGCTTCGCTGGCCGCCGCGggcaacgacgacgacaaaaGTACCACCAATGGCTGGGCCCACGGCGACACCAACCTGCTCAAGACCCTGACCACCCCGTTCCGAAACAACAACGTGGTCCGTTTGGTCATGCGACCGTACCTGCCTGCCTTCCACACGGGCAAGATCATGGTGCccggggtggaaatgaattttGAGTTGCACTTCAACAGTCCCGATTTCTACACCTTTAGTACGCTGACCAGTGGTACCGGCGTCAAGCGGTACGTAACGTTGCGAGAGCAAGATGTGGACATCACCTTGCACTTGTGCCGACTGAACCTTAACCCGGATGTCTACGGGTCCCTGGAAACTGAGCGCAAGATCCGCAAGCAGGTGGTCAGGTACCCGGTGGTGTGTGATCAGATTCGCTCATTCACGTTCAACGGGACCACCACCGTGTGGCAGCAAGATAATTTGTTCTTGGGCAGAGTCCCCCAGCGCATGATCGTGGGGATCTTGGACAGCACGGCCTTCAATGGGGACAAAGAAAAGTATCCGTTTGCCTTCCAGAAGAAAGGGGTGACGTCCGTGCGTCAGTTTATCGAGGGGGAAGAGTACCCGTACGTCACCCTGGAACTGAACGGGGCCAATGACCGCAAAGATCGACTGGGGTATTATCGGTTCTTGGAAGCCGCCGGGGCCGTGCCCAAACATCGCGAGTTCATGGTCAAACCGGACGAGTGGGGACAAGACAAGAATTGTACCTTGTTCATGTGGAACAACGTGCCCAGCGGGGATGCGGATGGGTACAAACTCAATCCCAAGCAGACCGGCAACGTGCGTCTGGAGATCAAGTTCAGAGCGGCCCTGAATGCCAACATCACCATCTTGGTGTGGGGCGAATTTGAAGGCGTCATCTACATCGATCACTTGGGTGCCGTGACGTATGATAACAAAGTGTAA